Part of the Nicotiana sylvestris chromosome 2, ASM39365v2, whole genome shotgun sequence genome, AGATTCAAATACGTACACTAATAGTAAAATAGTAAAACAATTGAGATTAACCTACCATTTGATTTGTTGGGGAACATTATTAATCAGATTAATCTGCAAAGCATAAGAATGAGATTTAACAGTATATGCACCATTGTTCCAATCaatgccctttttctcgacataAAAATCAAAACTCTTCAAGAAGTAAGGTATGAGAATTGCATAAGGTAATGCAGCATCCAAAACATGTCTATCATTAAGAGCCCCACGGTTAGAGTCATAGATGTGGATGCATCTATCTACGAACGTAAACACCCCCAAAACCCAATGTCCCAATTTTGCACTTCCGCGCTTCACAAAGATAGGGAATAAGACGTGGTCAACAGTGTGCCACAGGACATTTGCATCACAATAATAACCTGTGATGTACTCTTCTATCTCATGCCCGTCAGGAATCACTGAAGGATCTTGATTCACTTTGAAATCTTTGTATAGGGAGTTGATTTTGTTACCAAAGGCAAAGTTAGTTGTAGTAAACTGCATGGCAACACTTGGCCCATATTTTCCCCTCTTCCTCAAATAATAAAAGAGGACATCCAGGTGCTGAGACAAGAAATAAAACAGAACAACCATCACTACCAGATGTTTAAAATATAGAactttatacactattatacatagGTATACATATTTATACAAGGTTATACAATATTATACAATCTTATACTGTGATTATACAAAGCTATGTATACACTATGCAAGTCTCAAAACAACAAAGATAtgcaacaaaaataaaaaggaaattaGAACAGAAATTTATTAAAATACCGTGTCAATCAAAGGGCGGCCACAATATGCAAGTGAGTGGAACCAATCCTTCTTGGTCACATAACACGAGTCAAAAGTAAAACCTTCCACAAGATTATTTACTTCATCGGGATATATATGTTTAGCACttcaaatcacaaaaaataaaaagtaatcagaactacattcattgacaagtataaaatcagaaaatcaaagATTGAAGAAAGTGAAGATACCTTCACCTCGTATCCATCCCATTATCAACAAACACGCAAAACTCTTTAGCCAATGGCGACAATGtatcaaaatcatcaatttcaatcGTGAAAGGATGCTTCATATAAAAAATGAGCTTCGGCGCCGATTTTGATGCTCCAGAATAAAAAACTGGCAAATATGGAGATTTGACATATTTTCCTGGTATTCTCTGTCTAACTGAATGCTCAGGAGAAATGTAATCATCTTCTAATTCTATGATCGATTGTTTGTGAACCACAAGTTGGGAAATCTGAGCTAAATCTTCATCACCAATCTCATCCCAAAATGTGTCACCCTTGACATCACCTGCTGCCCTTTAGAAATAGAAACACAAATAATACAAAACttcaaaaaggagaaaagaaaaatcagacaaaaaaaaaagaaaccagAACAAATACCATTATCAACACCATCAGTAACTCTCTCGTTAGCTGTCACATTATCTTGATTCATATGATTGACAAAGTTAGGAACAACATCATATTGATAGCCATCAAATTCTCCAAGACTAGATGTATTGTCATCAAACACGGGCTGACGAATCTAATAAAAAACAATAGAAAGAGAAGGCATGTTGAGTTCAGAGAAGGCATAACTGTTGACTGATTTGGTTTTATCAGTAAACAATTACCTTAGAATCAGTAAAATCCTCCCTCGTTTGCTTGGGTTCCTTATTATTCGGAAAACTGAACACTTTTTCAAAGGAAGAAACGACATAGTTGTTGAGCGCCATCACTGTATCAGTCAACTACAACAAAAGCAAATAAACAACCATGTTTATAACCAAAAAGTAATTATAAACTACAGAAAATCTAAAGGTCCAGTACCTTTCCAACATCACTCCTCAGCTTCTCAATTTCATCATTTAAAAGATCAAGGCGCACAAAAGGATCATAACTTGGATTAGGCTGTGGATTCATAGTCTGAGGAAAAGGTCGTTTAGACTGTTGCTTTGCATTTTGAGGATAAGGTCGTGTAGACTGTTGCTCCATATGCTGAGACAAGGTGAAGGTGCAACAACATAATCATCAGTGTGAGAGGCAGGAACAACAAGCACCTCCCCTGATGCAACATCATCGGCATTGACTTCAAAAAGTGTGTCGATATTCAGACTTGACATCTCTTCAGAAGTAGGGGAAATGTTACTATAGTTCAActacaagaagaaaaaaacaggATTACAATAGTAGAATAATACAGAAAAACTGAAATCATATATGAAGAAGTATTATGGTACAAAATGTTTACCTTGTCGACACTACACATGATCACGCCGCCAGTCAAATCCGCATATGATGGAGTGTTAGTCACTTTCCAATTAAGAATGCGTGGCACATTTGTGCCAACGCGAACAACTAGATTCTTATCAACCATTGAGCAACACTCAAAAAACCAAACCTGTAAAGCAAGCGGCAAACCTCCAAGCCTATACATTGTCAAATAATCGCATTGCCTGTCCCTCATTGTCCTTAAAACATCTTCAAATGACTTTTTCCCCCCAAGGAAACATCTTATATTGGCCACTTTCGATGATATCAAAATCATCTTTGGTGATACCATGATTATTGGCATCAGAGAAGATGAAATGATGGACAAAAACCATCAAGGCCATCTTGAACGCATCTTCATCCGACTTccactccttttgcttgaagcgATCAAGAAGCTCCCCCCTTGATATGGCCTTTTTTCCATCTCCTGGAAAATACTCTTTCAACAACCTATTAACATCTGGTTTGTCATAGAAGGAGGCGTCGTCGTCTACGCACATCAAACCAGTGATAAGAGCAAACTCTCCAATGCCAAAACGCAGCAAACAACCATTAATCTTCACCCACAACTCCCTTTCACGTCCCGGGACGACTTCCCTCAATAATATACAATGAATaagttaattttgaattttaaattgagGGAGGTCCAAGAAGTACCCAAAACAACTAGAACGGAACATCTAAAGCTGCGTGTCAGTCAAACATTGCTTCAAAATGTTCACAATATTAGGCTCGGTATGGGAACTAATCCTGTTGTAGAAATAATCAACTGGTTGTATATAGAAGTCCCCAACCTTGCATATAGGAAAATAACAAGAAATAGATCAACAACAAAAAATATACTAATAAATTTTATAAAACTGTATATATAAGTATATCAGTACTTATATAAAGATGTATAAACAGATGTATAACTTTGTATAAAACTGTATAACCATGTATAAATAAATAGCAAAACAGGGAATACCTTCAACTTAGTTTTTCTCTGATTCAATTTCTTCCGAATAGCAACCCTTTGTTCTCTCGATTGTAAATCAAGGCAAGACTCACCATCATCCTTCATCTTTCTCCTTTTCCGTTTAACATTGCAGACTTCATCATCTTCATTAAACAAATCATCTTTCAGCTTATCTGTTGATTTTGCAGTCTGCCGCATTTCTTACTCCTTGGTCTAACAATGTTAACCGGAGTAGGAGTATTACTTGTTTGGGAACGAGTCATTCGACTGCTCCCTTGTTGCAACATTTTTGGAGGAGGAGGAGACTAGAAATCATCATCATCGGGAGCCTGCACATGCTTATTTTCTTCAGAAGAAGAGGGTGAGGGCAAGTCACTCGATGATTTAACTGGAGTGCCAGTATTTCTCATTTGAGAACGAGTCATCCGACTGCTCTCTGGTTGCAAGATTTTAGGAGGATCAGTAGAATCAAAATCATCAACTTCTAGCGCCGGGGCATTTACATTAGATTCTGAATCAGGGCTTGAGGGCAACTCCCTCAATCGTTTCGCATAATCTAACCTAACGCCTTTTCCGGCAATCTTCCGTTTGCCTTTAGAAGCAGACATTTTTGAACGCATTTTCTACAATAAACCACACAAACAAAGCTTTAACAAAACAAACACAAAAGTTAAAGCAAACACAAAACTCACACTGTAAAAAAACTCAAAAGTTAACCCAAAATGCCATAAACACAAAGCCAAGGCCAAAACAAAGCTTTAACAAAAATGAACACAACTGAagcaaaacaaacaaataaaattgtaacaaaactcaaaatctaaacaaaaataaaagccATAAACTCAAAGCAGAGGTCAACTTTTCCAAATTTtaacaaaactcaaaaaataaaaaattctacCCTAAAAGTCGAAATAACAAACCATGCATTTCGTTTCATCAAGTTTAAGTCTCAAACGCAGAAACAAGGAACACAAAATCATTCGAAAAAACACAGCAACATTGAAAAAAATTGGCGTGATCAgcaaaagcaaaaaaaatcaaaaaaaaaaaaaaattcaaaaccaaCACTGTAGGAAAAGCATAAAAGGAAACAAAAATTACCTCAAACTAAGATAGAAACCTCGAAAAGCAACTTGCACACAACAATGGAGTCGGTTATGGTCTGAGAAAATCGAGAGGAAGAGAGAGTGAAAAAAGCGTGAGGAAGAGAGCAACAAagaaattaaatttaaaatattaaaacgTTATGTTAAAGTGTGGGCTACCGGGTGAAAATAAAATTTCATAACTTAGCCAACATGGACTATGCCGGGTAAAGGCCTCAAATATGAGCTATTTTTGGGTGGGTTGTATGGCCTAAGTGTTATAGGGTGTAATTTCTTCAAAAAAAATCTATCATACCTAGCTTTATGGTTCTTCCCCATTGGAGAGAGGAAATAATTTCTATTAACCCGCTAATTTTTCCTCTTTTATCTCCTACTTTTTTGTCCCTTTCTATCCTCTTGTTTTTTTTCCTCGGCCAACATAGTTAACAGGAAAAGAGTGTAAATCGAACTTGTAATGTAGCAATTTGAATTATGGTTTATTGGACATCACCTGTCTTACATGTTTGACTTTGGCAAGTAGCAACCAATATGAATTTTCTGCTGCACATCGCGAGTCTAAAGAAATATTCACTATGGACACCTAGGCTTGCCCACTATGAtaggattttttttgttttttaaaaaaaatgtttggtacGAAGGTAACGGGAGAGAGTAGTAGTGCAAACTCAAAAACAATTTATATAGTGCTAATGGTAATAATCAAATGGCATATGCACAAGATAAGTTAATTGGTCAAATATAAGCCCCGGTTGGTCATAGattttgtcaaaaattttctaatttctttttgacaaatacctctttgtttatagattttatccatattttagcaaatttttaaatcccaaaaccAGCTCAAGAGCTGTTTTGGTCCAAAATATTACCATttggttttttaaaaaaaaaataaaaaaaaaatttccctaaacttttgtattttataaataaaCCCACTTTCTTATATTATGAACCAACTAATCTATATCTACTCACTTTTCACTCGTTAAACTCATGCGGCTCTGACCTTCTCTATAAACAGAAGAAAACTTTCGTCAAAGTTGTGCCAATCTGTGGCAATCCACCGCAAAGACAAATTTGAAGGTAATTTACTAAAATATGCTAATATTTGTATAAATTTTCTTCAGATTTGTTTCGCTTGTtttgtatgaattttcttcaaaattgtTGGGTATTTTTGATAGTTTTTAAAACTTATGGGTATAAgttacatttcatgtttttttaaaacaaaaagtgaaatatattttgaaaaattatgtccaaacaaattttcatcttcaaaccaaaattcaccaaaatcaaattgtttaaaacaAATTTGGAAATCTATGACCAAACGCTTGCTTAATGTCTGTATGGCCAATAGGGGTGTTGGTTATGGTTATTTATACTAGTAATAAATATTTCACATTTCAAATAAGCAAGTTATGTAAAAGCAAAACATTTTTCCCCAAAAGATGTCCTCTCGACCAAATTAAAGACAAGCTTTAGCATGAACCTCTCTATGAACCCCTTTACAGGCATTGCGTTGGTCCAACTCTTTATCTTCACATTTGATACATCCatcaaattaaaaaatttaatcgTATCAGTTAAAAATTATCATAAGAGTATATATATCGCTTTCTCATAATTCAGAGATGAATTTCTATTTCTATTTCTATTATATAAAAGGGAGAAGAGGAGGTCGACCAAGGGCATTATGGTTATTTCAAAAATATAACTGCATTGTTTACTTGTACATTAGGCTTAAAAGCTTGGTTGTAGCCTATGGATTCCTAATGACCGAAAAAAACAAAATCAACGTGGCCCTAATCTATTGAATTAGTAGACCCCACTTCTCACTCAACCTTAACTTGCTTCTTTAAATGCACTACTTGACtacttttaatttttgatttgtttgaaACTAGATTATTTCTCTATTATCACTTTCAcggtttaaaaatattttttcaataaGTATTTTTAACTAAAAATTATCTGTTAGGCAATTTATAATTTAAACGTTCATTTGATTAAAACATCTTATGGTAACATACATTTATATATAAAATTCTATTATCTTCTTAAGAAAAattatttcatttgttttatttactaaatatttttggtaaataatatttttaaaaaagtgGCAATgatttatgtatatttttattaaaattttcttATATTAATATCAATTGATATCATTTTAAATTATCATTAAATTGTAATTTCAATTGGACACTTTATAAATCAGGAAAAAATATATTTAAGAATAAAATATAGTTTCAAGTACCATTTTTATTAAAGGATATTGAAATTTGtttaaattatataaaaataattctCGTTATAAAACATTATTTGAGAATAATCTAATTTGGTATTTTTTTCTTTACTATATATTAGGCAGCATGAGAAGTATCATTTATGTATGATTGTACTTCTTCTTCTATGATCAAAGTTAGTCGGGTACTTCCTCTGTTTTTAATAAAGAATTCaatattatataaattttaaaaatacataaataaaaaattaattatttttagaaaatgcTCAACAAATAATTATAGTAAAGAAAGTGGTACTACACCCTAGAGTATCAATATCTCAATCGTATCAAATGAAACTCGAAAAAATGTGTGATCGAaaattgtatttatttttaatgaattaTCCAAATATGTCTCTAGAATAAAATTCGAATttagttattattattttttcaataATTCAAAAATCACGATTATTATTTCAAAgaaccaaaaaaatatttttgcatcATCTATTTGGCAATAAATGaatatattttattattcaaATCTGTATAATAAAAAAGTAAAGCAATATATTAACACAATTGAAAATACTAAAAGAGTACAAGTATATATTATTCAATTTAAACAATGTGAAAGTACATCTCAACTTATTTTTCAACAAACTTTTTAGTCATTTTTTTTATAATCAATTTTAAGTTTGGTGACATGgaaatatttgtttaaattaaaaaGTGTAGAACCTTTGTAGAAATACTCTAACTTGTACTTGAAGTATTGTATAATCTTTGTTATAATAAAGTGTCAGACTTAGACAAATATTACAAAGTGATTGTGGTAATACGATTTCAGAAAGATCAGACAAATATTACAAAGTGATTGTGGTAATACGATTTCAAAAAGATTAAAAATGCACGTAACACAACACATAAAAAACAATATATGTAAACATGATTATATTCTATATGTTATCACACAAAAGCCTGTTTTCTATCTTCTTTCCTTAAAGATGAATAAATGTGTAATTAGTAATAGATCAAGAAATATTAAaaggaagaaaacaagaaaaatgagAGGCTTTATTTAAGTTTTAGCTCGCGCCAGAACTATATTCGATTGGTCAAAAAAGTGTATAGTGTTTGTGTATAACATATATataacacacatatatatatatatatatatatatatatatataaaatatacaaaGCAATAATTGAGCCCGCACGGGTATGCCATCTAGTATGTAAATAAAAGACACATGGGAGTATGCTTTTGCCCTTATCTAGTCCAAATTTTAGAATTTTCATAAGAGCAAATACTTTCAAAAAGTGGAAAAGAAGATGTCACGCTTTTCTCTTTTATCTGTTGAGTGATACTTTAGTAAATAAAGACACGAAAAGAGAAGGTTATTCAACGTTCTATTAGTTGTTTGTTGATATCGTCAACTGAAGAAAATAAAGACACTTTGATTTTCATTCTTGATAATTGAGGGTTTCAATCAATATTTTGTACTTGTAGCTATTAATAGCTTTAACGGTTCCAACTTTCAACTGAATACTAACCAAtggaaaaaaaaatatacaaacaaGGTTTTAGGATGTGCTTGCTAGGAAGGAAATATATTTTCGGAAAACTCTTATATATTGGTTATCTTGATATGCTCaacttatttttaaaggataatttATTACACTAAATTTGGAAAAGCTATCTTAAATTTTTTAAGGACGTAAATTACTTTTTATAATAAGTTCTTAATCCATACACCTTATTTCCATCATAACTATTGAAGTACCAGTAGTAATTTTCAATCTTTTTTAGTCGTGAAGGTATTCCAACCAGCTTATCTATTTCACCAGTCTGTAATTATTGTTAATCTTACCAATTAATAGTAACGGGTCACGAGTTTTGACCAGAGACCAGTTACAATTATCTCCTCTCTTTTAACTGCGCAAATCATTTTCCAGATCAGTCCCTATTTCATAATTCATACGAACCATGCCATTACTAGTTACTTCAACCAACATCTTTTCTTGTTTTACATTTTAATACATATTGTGACGAGTTAATTCTTAGTTGCAATGCATAAATCTTCTTCTTTCCGTTGTTTTCTTCTGATTCATACGTCAAACGGATTAGATAGTTTTGTTATTTTCAACATTTGAAAAAATGTGGGGCTTtgggtggttgttcttgcaactTGCAATAATTAATACAGCTATAAGTGAATTCAAAGATAAGCTAATTGAGTTTCTCTTAATCCTAGAGCAGCTTGTGGTTTACCCCGAGATTTGTTTTTTCCTTTAAAACGTGGTCTAGAATCTAGATATTTCTCGTTTAAAATTATCCAAAATTTGACAATTTAAATCTGACTTCAAAGCCGTGCAGCATTTGAATTGTAAAAACATTTTTTTAGAAAATAGTCAATTCATTTAGAAAATCGAGTTTCTTACATGTAAGagaatttctttttttaaaaacacAGGTTGATGCTAATTTTCACAAAAAATTAGTCCACGACCAAAATTTAAAAACACGATTATTCAAAGCATGTTGTTCACGTACTTCTCTTCATGATTTAACACATGAATGTAGGACTCAATCCAATATTTCCTTGTTAAATTGGGTTAGTAGGGAATACAACTTTAGCTGCACCGTCCCTCTCCCTTCCTAATTTtcttttaacaaaatattttaatttatttgtaTTATATTTAGGGTGATGACCCAGAACAACAACAACCTTCAGTATATTCTCGCAATTGGGAGACCTTACCTCTATGAATTTTATAGAGGTAGAGAGATTGTTTACCATAAACCCTCGGCATCAGGTTTGATAAAGAAGAACAGTACTAAAAAAACCATATGAAAATAATGAATGCAAGAACGGTAACAACAACCAAATAACAAAGCAATATATAAGAAAaccgacaagggaaacaatagATAGCAATAAAATTAAAGTTATCATAGTAAAGTGAAAAGTCAGAAACACGAAAatccattttcattttttattttacgGATCGAACAAAACTTATGTTGGTCGCGTTGAATTTTTACATCAACAAAATGGAAAACCCTAAAGTCGAACAATAGAAAATGAAACCTAGCTAATAATCGGAAGAGGAATTTTTCGACACCACTATTATTTAGAGTTTATTAACTTCCTAAAGTTATTATATACATAATATTTTCTATAACTACTATTTAGTTGTTACACGATTGTATTTACTGTATtaattcatgaatacaatagcagaATTCGCTTAAAAAATAGGGGAGTCCAGCTGTACGACTGTATTcgcgctactgtattcatgaatacagtagcgaaATTTGCCTAAAAAATAGGGGAGTCCAGCTGTCTAATAACAGAAAGAGAATCAACTAGCATGTTTCACTCCTACTTTAACCCAACAAAATCAATTCTATATAATTGCTGCTACGTGACTGTATTCgcgctattgtattcatgaatacggGTATAGGGGAGTCCAGATGTGCGACTGTATTCGCGCTACTGTATCCATGAATATAGTAGCAGAATTCGATTAAAAATAGGTAAGTCCAGCTGTTTAATAATGGAAAGAGGATAAATTAGCGTGTATCAATATTTTAAAAGGCTTTTCTGGGACTCGCCTGGGGCGGGGCACTATCAAAACGCCTTGAGACTCATGTGTGGGGCTTAGTTCGTGAGGCTTACGCCCCCAAGTGCCCGACTGTGCGCCCTAAAATAACTAACACTCAACGTTCAGGACTCGCCCAATAGTTCTTTTGCAAATCATGTGTTGAATTCATTAAGTTGCACCTTTGACTCTTACTTTAACAGATTAAATGAATGATTAGAGTTCTTTTTAtctataggaatgtaaaaattgtGAAGAACTCAAATAACGAACTATAGTACTGCATATTTACTAATTGAAAACATCGTGAGAGTGAATATCATTTGAATATTTCTTCTAGAAATAAATAACCAAAATTTATATCTTTACTTGACAGATCTTCATGTCTTAGTTCTATGTCTTTCAAAATTATCACACATTTCTTATTTTACTATTTAAAAACAATTTTATATTTACACATGAACGGGTATAAATTACAGTGTTGATAAAGTTTATTGAGTATTTACTTTTAAAGAGGTAAAATATATAGTTTGATAATTTTTTTGAGAAATTATAATCTTTAATTGTTTGAAAGTTAAGAGATTATagttaatttatattttatagtAACTTTAACAATATTGTATTATTTATACTTGTAAAATATGCTAAATATTTCATTTTATATGAGTTTCTTTAATCCTTTTTAGTTTTTTGAACTTTTAATGTATCTTTTATATTTGTATTGTGTTATAATGCTATATTATTAATgcataaatttaaaaaattcaaGATCCGCCCCGTGTCTCAAGGCTTTTGCGTTGCCCCGTATTAAGTAAAACGCCCTATCTCACGCCCtcgccttttaaaacattggcatgtatcactcctaatttaactcaacaaaatcaattctACATAAATTTTACTACTACTGTGTTATATTCCATATATTCGCGTgactgtatttat contains:
- the LOC138884179 gene encoding uncharacterized protein encodes the protein MRDRQCDYLTMYRLGGLPLALQVWFFECCSMVDKNLVVRVGTNVPRILNWKVTNTPSYADLTGGVIMCSVDKLNYSNISPTSEEMSSLNIDTLFEVNADDVASGEHMEQQSTRPYPQNAKQQSKRPFPQTMNPQPNPSYDPFVRLDLLNDEIEKLRSDVGKLTDTVMALNNYVVSSFEKVFSFPNNKEPKQTREDFTDSKIRQPVFDDNTSSLGEFDGYQYDVVPNFVNHMNQDNVTANERVTDGVDNAGDVKGDTFWDEIGDEDLAQISQLVVHKQSIIELEDDYISPEHSVRQRIPGKYVKSPYLPVFYSGASKSAPKLIFYMKHPFTIEIDDFDTLSPLAKEFCVFVDNGMDTSAKHIYPDEVNNLVEGFTFDSCYVTKKDWFHSLAYCGRPLIDTHLDVLFYYLRKRGKYGPSVAMQFTTTNFAFGNKINSLYKDFKVNQDPSVIPDGHEIEEYITGYYCDANVLWHTVDHVLFPIFVKRGSAKLGHWVLGVFTFVDRCIHIYDSNRGALNDRHVLDAALPYAILIPYFLKSFDFYVEKKGIDWNNGAYTVKSHSYALQINLINNVPQQIKCDCGAFVAGFAEYFILGKEIRKDNFDIDTLRTSCFCPLQAIRLCFFHHCVIPNGMQPIFHPFLATAGESQVSVSAASLPVTIISNPESVSVQENILYVMTPPMLPIFPLFPKDEMGPVPVPLPLFPETPSSGTFGILKGKQDMDMD